Proteins encoded together in one Ptiloglossa arizonensis isolate GNS036 chromosome 9, iyPtiAriz1_principal, whole genome shotgun sequence window:
- the Uvrag gene encoding UV-resistance associated gene isoform X1: MEVSERTNVVKDLDLTLQPRIVPRYKTWLPLATQQLRLRNLIQIIGCNLKASANNEVCWFYYTLHRTSMSSPLYTSETIDNANPRWSSLEVPIIYATGYSTASEVIVRLWKRMVMDNVMTDVTVFTWGISFNGLAYMGPKLPNNLETILKENSLIFQFHGGFFTPVYCFIETPELKRYLHIKVNTHEIKDSYTVNNLSRLRIAMKELMHQTVLVQKLRMQIASGDNFHTPKYFQSSLNRLFQPRKVNKEKKAEIIKIRKELEMARFRTKLLEEERTRKMGELRVLTQLHSNIMEENQDYGLDLMERYRELNKDIERLYEWRQNQIDTRETYVQLSNQLAHRRRQLISELSLIYPISQDENGKFRIHNVHLPDSEDLELSNDTEVAVALGFVAHTTQMIANFLNIPTRYPIIHYGSRSTVIDHIKENLPDNERQFPLFARNKDKLHFRYAVYLLNKNIAQLRWYCGLPTTDLRATLPNLATLINIRPNQSHLDNSKRTYSISSLDIEVGNDKQNVPLTPPIQKIIFEKCHRSSRSMSQLKSIKSSLGFSLDQGLDKPVQSLVLGSQSKRICKSEESAIDNKTLVLVKDRSSNSSNETLNNAILSNISGTNVEDSTQVNNESAIESNIEIMIPTSVFKSTNAADSLEGSVSIRNRSSNSVSSCEMALNSSQNEDDSLNDNNVIKKDEIEESISITNEILKNVNDVIDNALKNGRHSEDYSSENEVPQDCNNLRMADSERSYNIREHSAVSIGTSTCNKGHFTTSCLSLDEIVLCTDEETKKKQRTSSTCSYPEEYPSSKETMIRKRYNSELNFLCYRKDKVDSLHSKNWCHNDANRESMVETELVQTAQKSGCYPYDETNKCDFQVSSEYIDIIRRSSENLYALTEALANKKSSFKVMKPRL, translated from the exons ATGGAGGTTTCGGAGAGAACAAACGTTGTTAAAGATTTGGATTTAACCCTACAACCTCGTATTGTTCCACGATATAAGACTTGGCTTCCTCTTGCTACACAACAG TTAAGGCTTAGAAACCTTATACAAATAATAGGATGTAATTTAAAGGCAAGTGCAAATAACGAAGTTTGTTGGTTTTATTATACTTTACATAGGACAAGTATGTCTTCTCCTTTGTACACAAGTGAAACAATTGACAATGCAAATCCAAGGTGGTCAAGTCTTGAAGTACCAATTATATATGCCACCGGTTATTCAACTGCCAGTG AGGTTATTGTAAGGCTATGGAAAAGGATGGTTATGGATAATGTGATGACTGATGTAACTGTATTTACATGGGGCATATCTTTTAATGGCTTAGCATACATGGGCCCAAAACTACcaaataatttagaaactaTACTAAAAGAAAATTCTCTAATCTTTCAATTTCATGGTGGTTTTTTTACACCAGTATATTGTTTTATTGAAACTCCTGAATTAAAAAGATATCTACATATAAAAGTCAACACCCACGAAATAAAAGATAGTTATACTGTGAATAATCTGAGCAGATTAAGAATTGCAATGAAGGAATTAATGCACCAGACAGTATTAGTGCAAAAACTCAGAATGCAAATAGCTTCTGGAGATAACTTCCATACTCCAAAGTACTTTCAATCTTCATTAAATAGATTATTTCAACCTCGTAAGGTAAATAAGGAGAAGAAAGCTGAGATAATAAAAATACGCAAGGAATTAGAAATGGCTAGATTTagaacaaaattattagaaGAAGAAAGAACAAGGAAAATGGGAGAATTAAGAGTACTAACTCAGTTACATTCTAATATCATGGAAGAAAATCAAGATTATG GTCTAGATTTGATGGAAAGGTACAGAGAACTTAATAAAGATATAGAAAGATTATACGAATGGCGACAAAATCAAATAGATACAAGAGAGACATATGTTCAATTGAGTAATCAACTTGCTCACAGAAGGAGACAATTAATTTCAGAACTAAGTTTAATATACCCTATTTCTCAG gatgaaaatggaaaatttcgaatacaTAATGTACATTTACCTGATAGCGAGGATTTAGAATTGTCAAATGATACCGAAGTGGCTGTAGCATTAGGATTTGTTGCGCATACCACACAAATGATTGCTAATTTCCTTAATATACCCACTCGATATCCTATTATACATTATGGATCACGTAGTACAGTTATAGATCATATCAAAGAAAACCTACCTGACAATGAGAGGCA ATTCCCACTATTTGCTCGAAATAAGGATAAATTACACTTTCGTTATGCTgtttatttattgaataaaaatatagctCAATTGAGGTGGTACTGTGGCCTTCCAACAACAGACCTAAGGGCAACTCTTCCAAATCTAGCTACCTTAATAAATATTAGACCAAATCAATCACA TTTGGATAATTCAAAACGAACATATTCTATTTCATCTTTGGATATTGAAGTTGGAAATGACAAACAAAATGTACCACTAACACCACcaatacaaaaaataatttttgaaaaatgtcatCGATCATCGCGATCTATGAGTCAGTTGAAGAGTATAAAATCTTCTCTCGGCTTTTCTTTGGATCAAGGTTTAGATAAGCCTGTACAGTCCCTTGTTTTAGGCAGTCAATCAAAACGGATTTGTAAATCGGAAGAAAGTGCCATTGACAATAAAACGTTGGTACTAGTAAAAGATAGGTCAAGTAATAGTAGCAATGAAACCTTAAATAACGCTATTTTAAGTAATATCAGTGGTACAAATGTCGAAGACAGCACTCAAGTAAATAATGAAAGTGCAATAGAAAGTAATATTGAAATCATGATACCTACATCAGTTTTTAAATCAACTAATGCTGCAGATAGTTTAGAAGGTTCGGTGAGCATAAGAAATAGAAGCTCAAATTCTGTAAGTAGTTGCGAAATGGCACTTAATAGTAGTCAAAATGAAGACGATAGTTTAAATGataataatgtaattaaaaaagacGAAATTGAAGAATCTATTTCAATTACCAATGAAATCTTGAAAAATGTCAACGACGTTATAGATAATGCTCTAAAAAACGGAAGACATAGTGAAGATTATAGTTCAGAAAATGAAGTTCCACAAGATTGTAATAATCTTAGAATGGCAGACAGTGAAAGAAGttacaatattcgtgaacaTAGTGCAGTTTCTATAGGAACCTCAACATGCAACAAGGGACATTTTACTACATCATGCTTATCATTAGACGAGATAGTGTTATGTACTGACGAAGAaactaaaaagaaacaaaggacaAGTTCCACTTGTAGTTATCCAGAAGAGTATCCATCATCAAAAGAAACTATGATTCGAAAGCGATATAACTCAGAATTGAA TTTTCTTTGTTATAGGAAAGATAAAGTAGATTCGTTGCATTCTAAAAATTGGTGCCATAATGATGCAAATAGAGAATCAATG gtGGAAACAGAATTAGTACAAACAGCACAGAAATCAGGCTGTTATCCGTATGATGAAACAAATAAGTGTGACTTTCAGGTATCAAGTGAATATATAGACATTATTAGACGTAGTTCGGAAAATTTGTATGCACTCACTGAAGCTTTAGCCAATAAGAAAAGTAGTTTTAAAGTAATGAAACCACGTctgtaa
- the Uvrag gene encoding UV-resistance associated gene isoform X3, whose protein sequence is MQIQGGQVLKYQLYMPPVIQLPVSINSLTEVIVRLWKRMVMDNVMTDVTVFTWGISFNGLAYMGPKLPNNLETILKENSLIFQFHGGFFTPVYCFIETPELKRYLHIKVNTHEIKDSYTVNNLSRLRIAMKELMHQTVLVQKLRMQIASGDNFHTPKYFQSSLNRLFQPRKVNKEKKAEIIKIRKELEMARFRTKLLEEERTRKMGELRVLTQLHSNIMEENQDYGLDLMERYRELNKDIERLYEWRQNQIDTRETYVQLSNQLAHRRRQLISELSLIYPISQDENGKFRIHNVHLPDSEDLELSNDTEVAVALGFVAHTTQMIANFLNIPTRYPIIHYGSRSTVIDHIKENLPDNERQFPLFARNKDKLHFRYAVYLLNKNIAQLRWYCGLPTTDLRATLPNLATLINIRPNQSHLDNSKRTYSISSLDIEVGNDKQNVPLTPPIQKIIFEKCHRSSRSMSQLKSIKSSLGFSLDQGLDKPVQSLVLGSQSKRICKSEESAIDNKTLVLVKDRSSNSSNETLNNAILSNISGTNVEDSTQVNNESAIESNIEIMIPTSVFKSTNAADSLEGSVSIRNRSSNSVSSCEMALNSSQNEDDSLNDNNVIKKDEIEESISITNEILKNVNDVIDNALKNGRHSEDYSSENEVPQDCNNLRMADSERSYNIREHSAVSIGTSTCNKGHFTTSCLSLDEIVLCTDEETKKKQRTSSTCSYPEEYPSSKETMIRKRYNSELNFLCYRKDKVDSLHSKNWCHNDANRESMVETELVQTAQKSGCYPYDETNKCDFQVSSEYIDIIRRSSENLYALTEALANKKSSFKVMKPRL, encoded by the exons ATGCAAATCCAAGGTGGTCAAGTCTTGAAGTACCAATTATATATGCCACCGGTTATTCAACTGCCAGTG AGTATAAATTCTTTAACAGAGGTTATTGTAAGGCTATGGAAAAGGATGGTTATGGATAATGTGATGACTGATGTAACTGTATTTACATGGGGCATATCTTTTAATGGCTTAGCATACATGGGCCCAAAACTACcaaataatttagaaactaTACTAAAAGAAAATTCTCTAATCTTTCAATTTCATGGTGGTTTTTTTACACCAGTATATTGTTTTATTGAAACTCCTGAATTAAAAAGATATCTACATATAAAAGTCAACACCCACGAAATAAAAGATAGTTATACTGTGAATAATCTGAGCAGATTAAGAATTGCAATGAAGGAATTAATGCACCAGACAGTATTAGTGCAAAAACTCAGAATGCAAATAGCTTCTGGAGATAACTTCCATACTCCAAAGTACTTTCAATCTTCATTAAATAGATTATTTCAACCTCGTAAGGTAAATAAGGAGAAGAAAGCTGAGATAATAAAAATACGCAAGGAATTAGAAATGGCTAGATTTagaacaaaattattagaaGAAGAAAGAACAAGGAAAATGGGAGAATTAAGAGTACTAACTCAGTTACATTCTAATATCATGGAAGAAAATCAAGATTATG GTCTAGATTTGATGGAAAGGTACAGAGAACTTAATAAAGATATAGAAAGATTATACGAATGGCGACAAAATCAAATAGATACAAGAGAGACATATGTTCAATTGAGTAATCAACTTGCTCACAGAAGGAGACAATTAATTTCAGAACTAAGTTTAATATACCCTATTTCTCAG gatgaaaatggaaaatttcgaatacaTAATGTACATTTACCTGATAGCGAGGATTTAGAATTGTCAAATGATACCGAAGTGGCTGTAGCATTAGGATTTGTTGCGCATACCACACAAATGATTGCTAATTTCCTTAATATACCCACTCGATATCCTATTATACATTATGGATCACGTAGTACAGTTATAGATCATATCAAAGAAAACCTACCTGACAATGAGAGGCA ATTCCCACTATTTGCTCGAAATAAGGATAAATTACACTTTCGTTATGCTgtttatttattgaataaaaatatagctCAATTGAGGTGGTACTGTGGCCTTCCAACAACAGACCTAAGGGCAACTCTTCCAAATCTAGCTACCTTAATAAATATTAGACCAAATCAATCACA TTTGGATAATTCAAAACGAACATATTCTATTTCATCTTTGGATATTGAAGTTGGAAATGACAAACAAAATGTACCACTAACACCACcaatacaaaaaataatttttgaaaaatgtcatCGATCATCGCGATCTATGAGTCAGTTGAAGAGTATAAAATCTTCTCTCGGCTTTTCTTTGGATCAAGGTTTAGATAAGCCTGTACAGTCCCTTGTTTTAGGCAGTCAATCAAAACGGATTTGTAAATCGGAAGAAAGTGCCATTGACAATAAAACGTTGGTACTAGTAAAAGATAGGTCAAGTAATAGTAGCAATGAAACCTTAAATAACGCTATTTTAAGTAATATCAGTGGTACAAATGTCGAAGACAGCACTCAAGTAAATAATGAAAGTGCAATAGAAAGTAATATTGAAATCATGATACCTACATCAGTTTTTAAATCAACTAATGCTGCAGATAGTTTAGAAGGTTCGGTGAGCATAAGAAATAGAAGCTCAAATTCTGTAAGTAGTTGCGAAATGGCACTTAATAGTAGTCAAAATGAAGACGATAGTTTAAATGataataatgtaattaaaaaagacGAAATTGAAGAATCTATTTCAATTACCAATGAAATCTTGAAAAATGTCAACGACGTTATAGATAATGCTCTAAAAAACGGAAGACATAGTGAAGATTATAGTTCAGAAAATGAAGTTCCACAAGATTGTAATAATCTTAGAATGGCAGACAGTGAAAGAAGttacaatattcgtgaacaTAGTGCAGTTTCTATAGGAACCTCAACATGCAACAAGGGACATTTTACTACATCATGCTTATCATTAGACGAGATAGTGTTATGTACTGACGAAGAaactaaaaagaaacaaaggacaAGTTCCACTTGTAGTTATCCAGAAGAGTATCCATCATCAAAAGAAACTATGATTCGAAAGCGATATAACTCAGAATTGAA TTTTCTTTGTTATAGGAAAGATAAAGTAGATTCGTTGCATTCTAAAAATTGGTGCCATAATGATGCAAATAGAGAATCAATG gtGGAAACAGAATTAGTACAAACAGCACAGAAATCAGGCTGTTATCCGTATGATGAAACAAATAAGTGTGACTTTCAGGTATCAAGTGAATATATAGACATTATTAGACGTAGTTCGGAAAATTTGTATGCACTCACTGAAGCTTTAGCCAATAAGAAAAGTAGTTTTAAAGTAATGAAACCACGTctgtaa
- the Uvrag gene encoding UV-resistance associated gene isoform X2, producing MEVSERTNVVKDLDLTLQPRIVPRYKTWLPLATQQLRLRNLIQIIGCNLKASANNEVCWFYYTLHRTSMSSPLYTSETIDNANPRWSSLEVPIIYATGYSTASEVIVRLWKRMVMDNVMTDVTVFTWGISFNGLAYMGPKLPNNLETILKENSLIFQFHGGFFTPVYCFIETPELKRYLHIKVNTHEIKDSYTVNNLSRLRIAMKELMHQTVLVQKLRMQIASGDNFHTPKYFQSSLNRLFQPRKVNKEKKAEIIKIRKELEMARFRTKLLEEERTRKMGELRVLTQLHSNIMEENQDYGLDLMERYRELNKDIERLYEWRQNQIDTRETYVQLSNQLAHRRRQLISELSLIYPISQDENGKFRIHNVHLPDSEDLELSNDTEVAVALGFVAHTTQMIANFLNIPTRYPIIHYGSRSTVIDHIKENLPDNERQFPLFARNKDKLHFRYAVYLLNKNIAQLRWYCGLPTTDLRATLPNLATLINIRPNQSHLDNSKRTYSISSLDIEVGNDKQNVPLTPPIQKIIFEKCHRSSRSMSQLKSIKSSLGFSLDQGLDKPVQSLVLGSQSKRICKSEESAIDNKTLVLVKDRSSNSSNETLNNAILSNISGTNVEDSTQVNNESAIESNIEIMIPTSVFKSTNAADSLEGSVSIRNRSSNSVSSCEMALNSSQNEDDSLNDNNVIKKDEIEESISITNEILKNVNDVIDNALKNGRHSEDYSSENEVPQDCNNLRMADSERSYNIREHSAVSIGTSTCNKGHFTTSCLSLDEIVLCTDEETKKKQRTSSTCSYPEEYPSSKETMIRKRYNSELKKDKVDSLHSKNWCHNDANRESMVETELVQTAQKSGCYPYDETNKCDFQVSSEYIDIIRRSSENLYALTEALANKKSSFKVMKPRL from the exons ATGGAGGTTTCGGAGAGAACAAACGTTGTTAAAGATTTGGATTTAACCCTACAACCTCGTATTGTTCCACGATATAAGACTTGGCTTCCTCTTGCTACACAACAG TTAAGGCTTAGAAACCTTATACAAATAATAGGATGTAATTTAAAGGCAAGTGCAAATAACGAAGTTTGTTGGTTTTATTATACTTTACATAGGACAAGTATGTCTTCTCCTTTGTACACAAGTGAAACAATTGACAATGCAAATCCAAGGTGGTCAAGTCTTGAAGTACCAATTATATATGCCACCGGTTATTCAACTGCCAGTG AGGTTATTGTAAGGCTATGGAAAAGGATGGTTATGGATAATGTGATGACTGATGTAACTGTATTTACATGGGGCATATCTTTTAATGGCTTAGCATACATGGGCCCAAAACTACcaaataatttagaaactaTACTAAAAGAAAATTCTCTAATCTTTCAATTTCATGGTGGTTTTTTTACACCAGTATATTGTTTTATTGAAACTCCTGAATTAAAAAGATATCTACATATAAAAGTCAACACCCACGAAATAAAAGATAGTTATACTGTGAATAATCTGAGCAGATTAAGAATTGCAATGAAGGAATTAATGCACCAGACAGTATTAGTGCAAAAACTCAGAATGCAAATAGCTTCTGGAGATAACTTCCATACTCCAAAGTACTTTCAATCTTCATTAAATAGATTATTTCAACCTCGTAAGGTAAATAAGGAGAAGAAAGCTGAGATAATAAAAATACGCAAGGAATTAGAAATGGCTAGATTTagaacaaaattattagaaGAAGAAAGAACAAGGAAAATGGGAGAATTAAGAGTACTAACTCAGTTACATTCTAATATCATGGAAGAAAATCAAGATTATG GTCTAGATTTGATGGAAAGGTACAGAGAACTTAATAAAGATATAGAAAGATTATACGAATGGCGACAAAATCAAATAGATACAAGAGAGACATATGTTCAATTGAGTAATCAACTTGCTCACAGAAGGAGACAATTAATTTCAGAACTAAGTTTAATATACCCTATTTCTCAG gatgaaaatggaaaatttcgaatacaTAATGTACATTTACCTGATAGCGAGGATTTAGAATTGTCAAATGATACCGAAGTGGCTGTAGCATTAGGATTTGTTGCGCATACCACACAAATGATTGCTAATTTCCTTAATATACCCACTCGATATCCTATTATACATTATGGATCACGTAGTACAGTTATAGATCATATCAAAGAAAACCTACCTGACAATGAGAGGCA ATTCCCACTATTTGCTCGAAATAAGGATAAATTACACTTTCGTTATGCTgtttatttattgaataaaaatatagctCAATTGAGGTGGTACTGTGGCCTTCCAACAACAGACCTAAGGGCAACTCTTCCAAATCTAGCTACCTTAATAAATATTAGACCAAATCAATCACA TTTGGATAATTCAAAACGAACATATTCTATTTCATCTTTGGATATTGAAGTTGGAAATGACAAACAAAATGTACCACTAACACCACcaatacaaaaaataatttttgaaaaatgtcatCGATCATCGCGATCTATGAGTCAGTTGAAGAGTATAAAATCTTCTCTCGGCTTTTCTTTGGATCAAGGTTTAGATAAGCCTGTACAGTCCCTTGTTTTAGGCAGTCAATCAAAACGGATTTGTAAATCGGAAGAAAGTGCCATTGACAATAAAACGTTGGTACTAGTAAAAGATAGGTCAAGTAATAGTAGCAATGAAACCTTAAATAACGCTATTTTAAGTAATATCAGTGGTACAAATGTCGAAGACAGCACTCAAGTAAATAATGAAAGTGCAATAGAAAGTAATATTGAAATCATGATACCTACATCAGTTTTTAAATCAACTAATGCTGCAGATAGTTTAGAAGGTTCGGTGAGCATAAGAAATAGAAGCTCAAATTCTGTAAGTAGTTGCGAAATGGCACTTAATAGTAGTCAAAATGAAGACGATAGTTTAAATGataataatgtaattaaaaaagacGAAATTGAAGAATCTATTTCAATTACCAATGAAATCTTGAAAAATGTCAACGACGTTATAGATAATGCTCTAAAAAACGGAAGACATAGTGAAGATTATAGTTCAGAAAATGAAGTTCCACAAGATTGTAATAATCTTAGAATGGCAGACAGTGAAAGAAGttacaatattcgtgaacaTAGTGCAGTTTCTATAGGAACCTCAACATGCAACAAGGGACATTTTACTACATCATGCTTATCATTAGACGAGATAGTGTTATGTACTGACGAAGAaactaaaaagaaacaaaggacaAGTTCCACTTGTAGTTATCCAGAAGAGTATCCATCATCAAAAGAAACTATGATTCGAAAGCGATATAACTCAGAATTGAA GAAAGATAAAGTAGATTCGTTGCATTCTAAAAATTGGTGCCATAATGATGCAAATAGAGAATCAATG gtGGAAACAGAATTAGTACAAACAGCACAGAAATCAGGCTGTTATCCGTATGATGAAACAAATAAGTGTGACTTTCAGGTATCAAGTGAATATATAGACATTATTAGACGTAGTTCGGAAAATTTGTATGCACTCACTGAAGCTTTAGCCAATAAGAAAAGTAGTTTTAAAGTAATGAAACCACGTctgtaa
- the LOC143151362 gene encoding retinol dehydrogenase 11, with amino-acid sequence MVSSWCYFILLTALFVALLRKCREQTWGRCKNMDSLQGRVFIVTGANSGIGRETVKELAKRRATVIMACRNLENARDAIHDIRSQISTGKLVPMKLNLASFLSIREFATAVMRLFPQIHVLINNAGVYVPFKKHDLTEDGFEMQFGVNHLGHFLLTNLLLDHLKQNAPSRIVIITSKLFESGDLTSLAGYPNSKLANVYFGIELAKRTKNSGVNVYMVCPGFAYTGLFRNVKRSWYFYIFFLPIALLILRSANQAAQTVLHCAIEPSLSNESGNIYRDCKPYVSKKKLDPDLQQTCWDLSAELTKSLNS; translated from the exons ATGGTATCTTCATGGTGTTACTTCATTTTACTGACAGCATTATTTGTTGCTTTACTCCGAAAATGTCGGGAACAAACGTGGGGAAGATGCAAGAATATGGACAGTTTGCAAGGTCGAGTATTTATTGTGACAGGTGCTAATTCAGGTATTGGTAGAGAAACAGTGAAGGAATTGGCAAAAAGAAGAGCTACAGTTATTATGGCTtgtagaaatttagaaaatgcTCGCGATGCTATACATGACATACGCTCTCAAATATCTACTGGAAAATTG GTGccaatgaaattaaatttagcATCATTTTTATCAATCAGAGAATTTGCCACAGCAGTAATGAGACTTTTTCCACAAATTCATGTATTAATTAATAATGCTGGAGTATATGTTCCTTTTAAAAAACATGATTTAACAGAAGATGGATTTGAAATGCAATTTGGTGTGAATCATTTAGGTCATTTTCTGCTTACAAATTTACTTTTAGATCATTTAAAACAAAATGCACCAAGCAG GATTGTTATTATAACCTCTAAGCTGTTTGAATCTGGAGATTTAACATCCTTAGCAGGCTACCCTAATTCAAAATTAGCCAATGTTTATTTTGGTATTGAACTTGCAAAAAGAACTAAAAATAGTGGTGTCAACGTTTATATGGTTTGTCCTGGCTTTGCTTACACAGGATTGTTCAGAAATGTTAAAAGGAGTTGgtacttttacatattttttttacctATTGCTCTATTAATTTTACGTTCTGCAAATcag GCTGCACAAACTGTATTACATTGTGCAATTGAGCCTTCCTTATCTAATGAAAGTGGTAATATTTACCGTGATTGTAAACCCTATGTATCAAAAAAGAAACTAGATCCTGATTTACAACAGACCTGTTGGGATTTAAGTGCAGAACTGACTAAATCTTTGAATAGCTGA